A single region of the Streptomyces caelestis genome encodes:
- the gyrB gene encoding DNA topoisomerase (ATP-hydrolyzing) subunit B encodes MLCQKGRFVADSGNPNENIPSTEAPAGVAEASVTASYDASAITVLEGLDAVRKRPGMYIGSTGERGLHHLVYEVVDNSVDEALAGHADTIDVTILADGGVRVVDNGRGIPVGIVPSEGKPALEVVLTVLHAGGKFGGGGYAVSGGLHGVGVSVVNALSSKVTVEVKTDGHRWTQDYKMGVPTAPLVQHEATEETGTSVTFWADPDIFETTEYSFETLSRRFQEMAFLNKGLTIRLTDERESAKATSGADEAGADETADVKTVTYHYEGGIVDFVKYLNSRKGEAVHPTVIDLEAEDKDRQFSLEVAMQWNSGYTEGVYSFANIIHTHEGGTHEEGFRAALTSLINKYARDKRLLREKDDNLTGDDIREGLTAIISVKLGEPQFEGQTKTKLGNTEIKTFVQRVVYEHLNDWLDRNPNEAADIIRKGIAAATARVAARKARDLTRRKGLLETASLPGKLSDCQSNDPIKCEIFIVEGDSAGGSAKSGRNPQYQAILPIRGKILNVEKARIDRILQNQEIQAMISAFGTGVHEDFDIEKLRYHKIILMADADVDGQHINTLLLTFLFRFMRPLVEAGHVYLSRPPLYKIKWGKDDFEYAYSDRERDALIEMGRQAGKRIREDSVQRFKGLGEMNAEELRITTMDQEHRVLGQVTLDDAAQADDLFSVLMGEDVEARRAFIQRNAKDVRFLDI; translated from the coding sequence GTGCTGTGCCAGAAAGGGCGCTTCGTGGCCGATTCCGGCAACCCCAACGAGAACATCCCGTCCACCGAGGCCCCGGCCGGAGTCGCCGAGGCCTCCGTAACGGCGTCGTACGACGCCAGTGCCATCACCGTCCTCGAGGGTCTGGACGCGGTCCGCAAGCGACCCGGTATGTACATCGGCTCGACCGGTGAGCGAGGACTGCACCACCTCGTGTACGAGGTCGTCGACAACTCGGTCGACGAGGCGCTGGCCGGCCACGCGGACACCATCGACGTGACGATCCTCGCCGACGGCGGCGTTCGGGTCGTCGACAACGGCCGTGGTATCCCGGTGGGCATCGTCCCCTCCGAGGGCAAGCCGGCCCTCGAGGTCGTGCTGACCGTGCTGCACGCGGGCGGCAAGTTCGGCGGCGGGGGCTACGCGGTCTCCGGCGGTCTGCACGGCGTGGGTGTCTCCGTTGTGAACGCGCTGTCCTCGAAGGTCACCGTCGAGGTCAAGACCGACGGCCACCGCTGGACGCAGGACTACAAGATGGGCGTCCCCACGGCGCCGCTCGTCCAGCACGAGGCCACTGAGGAGACCGGCACCTCGGTCACCTTCTGGGCCGACCCGGACATCTTCGAGACCACCGAGTACTCCTTCGAGACGCTCTCGCGGCGCTTCCAGGAGATGGCGTTCCTCAACAAGGGCCTCACGATCAGGCTCACGGACGAGCGCGAGTCCGCGAAGGCCACCTCCGGGGCGGACGAGGCGGGCGCGGACGAGACCGCCGATGTCAAGACGGTCACGTACCACTACGAGGGCGGCATCGTCGACTTCGTGAAGTACCTCAACTCCCGCAAGGGCGAGGCGGTGCACCCCACCGTCATCGACCTGGAGGCCGAGGACAAGGACAGGCAGTTCTCCCTCGAAGTCGCGATGCAGTGGAACAGCGGCTACACGGAGGGCGTGTACTCCTTCGCCAACATCATCCACACCCACGAGGGCGGTACGCACGAAGAGGGCTTCCGGGCCGCGTTGACCTCGCTCATCAACAAGTACGCCCGCGACAAGCGGCTGTTGCGCGAGAAGGACGACAACCTCACCGGTGACGACATCCGCGAGGGCCTGACCGCGATCATCTCGGTCAAGCTGGGCGAGCCGCAGTTCGAAGGCCAGACGAAGACGAAGCTGGGCAACACCGAGATCAAGACCTTCGTCCAGAGGGTCGTCTACGAGCACCTGAACGACTGGCTGGACCGCAACCCCAACGAGGCCGCGGACATCATCCGCAAGGGCATCGCGGCGGCCACCGCGCGCGTGGCGGCCCGCAAGGCCCGCGACCTGACCCGCCGCAAGGGCCTGCTGGAGACCGCGTCCCTGCCGGGCAAGCTCTCCGACTGCCAGTCGAACGACCCGATCAAGTGCGAGATCTTCATCGTCGAGGGTGACTCCGCCGGCGGCTCGGCCAAGTCCGGCCGGAACCCGCAGTACCAGGCGATCCTCCCGATCCGCGGCAAGATCCTCAACGTCGAGAAGGCGCGCATCGACCGGATCCTCCAGAACCAGGAGATCCAGGCGATGATCTCCGCGTTCGGCACCGGTGTGCACGAGGACTTCGACATCGAGAAGCTCCGTTACCACAAGATCATCCTCATGGCGGACGCCGACGTCGACGGCCAGCACATCAACACCCTGCTGCTGACCTTCCTGTTCCGCTTCATGCGGCCGCTGGTCGAGGCCGGGCACGTGTACCTCTCCCGCCCGCCGCTCTACAAGATCAAGTGGGGCAAGGACGACTTCGAGTACGCGTACTCCGACCGCGAGCGCGACGCCCTGATCGAGATGGGCCGCCAGGCCGGCAAGCGCATCCGCGAGGACTCGGTCCAGCGTTTCAAGGGCCTCGGCGAGATGAACGCCGAGGAACTGCGCATCACGACCATGGACCAGGAGCACCGCGTCCTCGGCCAGGTCACCCTCGACGACGCCGCCCAGGCCGACGACCTGTTCTCGGTCCTCATGGGTGAGGACGTCGAGGCCCGCCGCGCGTTCATCCAGCGCAATGCCAAGGACGTCCGCTTCCTCGACATCTGA
- the gyrA gene encoding DNA gyrase subunit A, whose product MTDENTPVTTPEGDALAMRVEPVGLETEMQRSYLDYAMSVIVSRALPDVRDGLKPVHRRVLYAMYDGGYRPERGFYKCARVVGDVMGNYHPHGDSSIYDALVRLAQPWSMRMPLVDSNGNFGSPGNDPAAAMRYTECKMAPLSMEMVRDIDEETVDFTDNYDGRSQEPTVLPARFPNLLINGSAGIAVGMATNIPPHNLREVAAGAQWYLENPEASHEELLDALIERIKGPDFPTGALVVGRRGIEEAYRTGRGSITMRAVVEVEEIQNRQCLVVTELPYQTNPDNLAQKIADLVKDGKIGGIADVRDETSSRTGQRLVIVLKRDAVAKVVLNNLYKHTDLQTNFGANMLALVDGVPRTLSLDAFIRHWVTHQIEVIVRRTRFRLRKAEERAHILRGLLKALDAIDEVIALIRRSDTVEIARGGLMSLLEIDEIQANAILEMQLRRLAALERQKIVQEHDELQAKITEYNEILASPVRQRGIVSAELAAIVEKYGDDRKTKLIPYEGDMSIEDLIAEEDIVVTVTRGGYIKRTKTDDYRAQKRGGKGVRGTKLKEDDIVDHFFVSTTHHWLLFFTNKGRVYRVKGYELPDAGRDARGQHVANLLAFQPDEAIAEILAIRDYEAVPYLVLATKAGLVKKTPLKDYDSPRSGGVIAINLRSMEDGSDDELIGAELVSADDDLLLISKKAQSIRFTASDETLRPMGRATSGVKGMSFREGDELLSMNVVRTGTFVFTATDGGYAKRTNVDEYRVQGRGGLGIKAAKIVEDRGSLVGALVVEETDEILAITLGGGVIRTRVNEIRETGRDTMGVQLINLGKRDAVVGIARNAEAGREAEEVDGDVVVDETAEGATAGTDEGEAPSAE is encoded by the coding sequence ATGACCGACGAGAACACTCCCGTGACGACGCCCGAGGGTGACGCCCTGGCCATGCGTGTCGAGCCCGTCGGGCTCGAGACGGAGATGCAGCGCTCGTATCTCGACTACGCGATGTCCGTCATCGTCTCGCGTGCGCTGCCGGACGTCCGTGACGGCCTCAAGCCCGTCCACCGCCGCGTGCTGTACGCCATGTACGACGGCGGCTACCGCCCCGAGCGCGGCTTCTACAAGTGCGCCCGCGTCGTCGGCGACGTCATGGGCAACTACCACCCGCACGGCGACTCCTCCATCTACGACGCGCTGGTCCGCCTCGCGCAGCCGTGGTCGATGCGCATGCCGCTCGTCGACTCCAACGGCAACTTCGGCTCCCCGGGCAACGACCCGGCCGCGGCGATGCGGTACACCGAGTGCAAGATGGCGCCGCTGTCGATGGAGATGGTCCGTGACATCGACGAGGAGACCGTCGACTTCACGGACAACTACGACGGCCGCTCCCAGGAGCCGACCGTCCTGCCGGCCCGCTTCCCGAACCTGCTGATCAACGGCTCGGCCGGTATCGCGGTCGGCATGGCGACCAACATCCCGCCGCACAACCTGCGCGAGGTCGCCGCCGGCGCCCAGTGGTACCTGGAGAACCCCGAGGCCTCCCACGAGGAGCTGCTGGACGCGCTGATCGAGCGCATCAAGGGCCCGGACTTCCCGACCGGCGCGCTCGTCGTCGGCCGCCGGGGCATCGAGGAGGCCTACCGCACCGGCCGCGGCTCGATCACCATGCGCGCGGTCGTCGAGGTCGAGGAGATCCAGAACCGCCAGTGCCTGGTGGTCACGGAACTGCCGTACCAGACGAACCCCGACAACCTCGCGCAGAAGATCGCCGACCTGGTCAAGGACGGCAAGATCGGCGGCATCGCGGACGTCCGCGACGAGACGTCCTCCCGCACCGGCCAGCGCCTGGTCATCGTGCTGAAGCGGGACGCGGTCGCCAAGGTCGTGCTGAACAACCTCTACAAGCACACCGACCTGCAGACGAACTTCGGTGCCAACATGCTGGCGCTGGTGGACGGCGTGCCGCGCACGCTCTCGCTCGACGCGTTCATCCGCCACTGGGTGACCCACCAGATCGAGGTCATCGTCCGCCGTACGCGCTTCAGGCTGCGCAAGGCCGAGGAGCGCGCGCACATCCTGCGTGGTCTGCTGAAGGCCCTGGACGCCATCGACGAGGTCATCGCGCTGATCCGGCGCAGCGACACCGTCGAGATCGCCCGCGGCGGCCTGATGAGCCTCCTGGAGATCGACGAGATCCAGGCCAACGCCATCCTCGAGATGCAGCTGCGCCGACTGGCAGCCCTGGAGCGCCAGAAGATCGTCCAGGAGCACGACGAACTCCAGGCGAAGATCACCGAGTACAACGAGATCCTGGCCTCCCCGGTCCGTCAGCGGGGCATCGTCAGCGCGGAGCTGGCCGCGATCGTCGAGAAGTACGGCGACGACCGCAAGACCAAGCTGATCCCGTACGAGGGCGACATGTCCATCGAGGACCTGATCGCCGAGGAGGACATCGTCGTCACGGTCACCCGGGGCGGCTACATCAAGCGCACCAAGACCGACGACTACCGAGCCCAGAAGCGCGGCGGCAAGGGCGTACGCGGCACGAAGCTCAAGGAAGACGACATCGTCGACCACTTCTTCGTGTCCACCACGCACCACTGGCTGCTGTTCTTCACCAACAAGGGCCGCGTCTACCGCGTCAAGGGCTACGAGCTGCCCGACGCCGGCCGGGATGCCCGCGGTCAGCACGTCGCCAACCTGCTCGCCTTCCAGCCCGACGAGGCGATCGCCGAGATCCTGGCGATCCGCGACTACGAGGCGGTTCCGTACCTCGTCCTCGCCACCAAGGCCGGACTTGTGAAGAAGACGCCTCTGAAGGATTACGATTCGCCCCGTTCCGGCGGTGTGATCGCGATCAACCTCCGTTCCATGGAGGACGGTTCGGACGACGAACTGATCGGAGCCGAACTGGTCTCGGCCGACGACGATCTGCTTCTGATCAGCAAAAAGGCACAGTCGATCAGGTTCACCGCCTCGGACGAGACCCTGCGCCCCATGGGCCGTGCCACCTCGGGTGTCAAGGGCATGAGCTTCCGCGAGGGCGACGAGCTGCTCTCGATGAATGTTGTTCGAACCGGTACGTTCGTGTTCACTGCCACCGACGGCGGGTACGCGAAGCGGACCAACGTCGACGAGTACCGCGTCCAGGGTCGCGGCGGCCTCGGCATCAAGGCCGCCAAGATCGTGGAGGACCGTGGATCCCTCGTCGGCGCGCTGGTGGTCGAGGAGACCGACGAGATCCTCGCCATCACGCTGGGCGGCGGTGTGATTCGTACGCGAGTCAACGAGATCAGGGAAACCGGCCGTGACACCATGGGCGTCCAACTGATCAATCTGGGCAAGCGCGATGCCGTCGTCGGCATCGCACGCAACGCCGAGGCGGGACGCGAGGCGGAGGAAGTCGACGGCGACGTGGTCGTCGACGAGACCGCCGAAGGCGCGACCGCCGGCACGGACGAGGGTGAGGCGCCCTCGGCCGAGTAG
- a CDS encoding DUF3566 domain-containing protein, which translates to MSGATGAGPRGTSKGTDTDDGGRGSAARAADPHTTNLKAIKSPTKDSPSPSPDAHGSQGETVTDSRGPQTQQHTAGAGPSVSGAQPQPESAAQEKGTAAPTASPLPGERQAQQQAGPYHPPQAYPAQPAAAGAGSAAGAARRPRTGARTTPRVRKARLRVAKADPWSVMKVSFLLSIALGICTIVASAVLWMVMDAMGVFSTVGGTISEATGSNESNGFDLQAFLSLPNVLMFTSVIAVIDVVLATALATLGAFIYNLSAGFVGGVELTLAEDE; encoded by the coding sequence GTGAGCGGAGCCACGGGCGCCGGACCGAGGGGTACCTCGAAGGGTACGGACACGGACGACGGCGGCCGTGGCTCCGCCGCGCGTGCGGCGGACCCGCACACGACCAATCTGAAGGCGATCAAGTCCCCGACCAAGGACTCGCCCTCGCCCTCGCCTGACGCGCATGGATCGCAGGGGGAAACTGTGACGGACAGCAGAGGTCCGCAGACCCAGCAGCACACCGCTGGAGCGGGCCCGTCCGTATCCGGCGCCCAGCCGCAGCCCGAGTCGGCCGCGCAGGAGAAGGGCACCGCCGCGCCGACGGCCTCCCCCCTGCCGGGGGAACGGCAGGCACAGCAGCAGGCCGGGCCGTACCACCCGCCGCAGGCCTACCCGGCGCAGCCGGCCGCCGCCGGAGCCGGTAGCGCCGCCGGTGCCGCACGGCGTCCCCGCACCGGCGCCCGCACCACGCCGCGCGTCCGCAAGGCCCGCCTGCGCGTGGCCAAGGCCGATCCGTGGTCGGTGATGAAGGTCAGCTTCCTGCTCTCCATCGCCCTGGGCATCTGCACGATCGTGGCGTCCGCCGTGCTGTGGATGGTGATGGACGCGATGGGCGTCTTCTCCACGGTCGGCGGCACGATCTCCGAGGCGACCGGCTCGAACGAGTCGAACGGCTTCGACCTCCAGGCCTTCCTGTCGCTGCCCAACGTCCTGATGTTCACGTCGGTCATCGCGGTCATCGACGTCGTGCTGGCGACGGCCCTCGCGACGCTCGGCGCGTTCATCTACAACCTGTCCGCCGGCTTCGTCGGCGGTGTGGAGCTGACGCTCGCCGAGGACGAGTAG
- a CDS encoding DUF6344 domain-containing protein, whose translation MARNKVMKLWTAIVTAFLALCTALGFVTTNATAAVPQPEQRRNSTLIPQQRTASATAPWSLSYAKALPPTMKQRIHAEAHGKSPSCRHRPLADTTASPTADCTDDDTDADGDPADHLTPLQR comes from the coding sequence ATGGCCCGGAACAAGGTCATGAAGCTGTGGACCGCCATCGTCACCGCCTTCCTCGCGCTGTGCACGGCGCTCGGATTCGTCACCACGAACGCCACCGCGGCGGTACCGCAGCCCGAGCAGCGGCGCAACAGCACGCTCATCCCGCAACAGCGGACCGCGTCGGCGACGGCCCCCTGGTCCTTGTCCTACGCCAAGGCCCTGCCCCCCACGATGAAACAGCGCATCCACGCCGAAGCCCACGGCAAGTCCCCCAGCTGCCGCCACCGCCCGCTCGCGGACACGACGGCGTCCCCCACCGCCGACTGCACCGACGACGACACCGACGCCGACGGCGACCCAGCGGACCATCTCACTCCGCTGCAGCGCTGA
- a CDS encoding DLW-39 family protein: MKKLLLVALAAIGGLLVYRQIQADRAEQDLWTEATDSVPTGS, encoded by the coding sequence GTGAAGAAGCTTCTCCTGGTCGCACTGGCCGCCATCGGCGGGCTCCTCGTGTACCGCCAGATCCAGGCGGATCGCGCCGAGCAGGATCTGTGGACGGAGGCGACTGACTCCGTGCCCACGGGTTCGTGA
- a CDS encoding protein kinase domain-containing protein, with translation MGEVFAGRYELVDPIGRGGVGAVWRAWDHRRRRYVAAKVLLQSDAHSLLRFVREQALRIDHPHVLAPTSWAADDDKVLFTMDLVAGGSLVHLVGDYGPLPPVFVCTLLDQLLAGLAAVHAEGVVHRDVKPANILLEATGMGRPRLRLSDFGIAMRLGEPRLTDTNLVVGTPGYLAPEQMMGAEPDFPADLFAVGLVSLYLLEGAKPDSKALIQYFAEHGTPGAPKGIPEPLWQVVATLLQPDPQARFRTATGARKALAAAAELLPEPGPDDELIEIFDQIGPLPQGFAPEGPLERARGLRPREDELPSAVTGVERSGPADEGRSRQDSQAPSGTGASASWQASANGDAWSDPAAAVVPPGPRQDTAPPAGPAQPPSMSDTGSFHLPPPQATVTNSPTPDHDAQVQAQAPHQQALYSPYDPTHRLSASQPLPPAYPSHHNPTGYPGQPLPLAAQEPTHTSTAPYTARTPQAPPSGQGTSRHRAQRPSRRPGPPAKVAVPLLLLALACYAVGFWALTRI, from the coding sequence ATGGGTGAGGTGTTCGCCGGCCGGTACGAACTGGTCGACCCGATCGGACGCGGAGGGGTCGGCGCCGTCTGGCGTGCCTGGGACCACCGACGCCGCCGCTATGTGGCCGCCAAGGTCCTGCTCCAGAGCGACGCGCACTCGCTGCTGCGCTTCGTCCGCGAACAGGCCCTGCGGATCGACCACCCCCATGTGCTCGCCCCCACCAGCTGGGCCGCCGACGACGACAAGGTCCTCTTCACCATGGACCTGGTCGCGGGCGGCTCACTGGTCCACCTCGTCGGGGACTACGGCCCTCTCCCGCCGGTCTTCGTCTGCACGCTGCTCGACCAACTGCTGGCGGGACTGGCCGCGGTGCACGCGGAGGGCGTCGTGCACCGCGACGTCAAACCCGCCAACATCCTGCTGGAAGCCACCGGTATGGGTCGGCCGCGGCTGCGGCTGTCCGACTTCGGCATCGCGATGCGACTGGGCGAGCCCCGTCTGACGGACACCAACCTCGTGGTGGGGACGCCCGGTTATCTCGCGCCCGAGCAGATGATGGGGGCGGAGCCGGACTTCCCCGCCGACCTGTTCGCCGTGGGCCTGGTCTCGCTGTATCTGCTGGAGGGTGCCAAGCCGGACAGCAAGGCGCTCATCCAGTACTTCGCCGAGCACGGAACGCCCGGTGCGCCCAAGGGCATTCCGGAGCCGCTGTGGCAGGTGGTGGCCACGCTGCTCCAGCCGGACCCGCAGGCCCGGTTCCGTACGGCCACGGGGGCGCGCAAGGCGCTCGCCGCCGCCGCGGAGCTTCTCCCCGAGCCCGGACCGGACGACGAGCTGATCGAGATCTTCGACCAAATCGGCCCGCTCCCCCAGGGGTTCGCTCCTGAGGGCCCGCTGGAGAGAGCGCGGGGGCTACGGCCGAGAGAGGACGAGCTGCCCAGTGCGGTGACGGGCGTGGAGAGGTCCGGTCCGGCGGACGAAGGGCGGTCCCGGCAGGACTCCCAGGCTCCCTCGGGAACGGGCGCGTCGGCGTCGTGGCAGGCCTCCGCCAACGGTGACGCCTGGTCCGATCCGGCCGCAGCGGTCGTACCGCCCGGCCCTCGCCAGGACACCGCCCCACCGGCCGGCCCGGCTCAGCCGCCCTCCATGTCGGACACCGGCAGCTTCCACCTGCCGCCGCCCCAGGCCACCGTCACCAACTCCCCCACGCCGGACCACGACGCACAGGTACAGGCACAGGCCCCGCACCAACAGGCCCTCTACTCCCCCTATGACCCCACACACCGCCTGTCCGCGTCCCAGCCGCTCCCACCGGCGTACCCGAGTCACCACAATCCCACGGGCTATCCCGGTCAGCCCCTGCCCCTCGCAGCACAGGAACCGACCCACACCTCGACCGCCCCGTACACCGCCCGGACCCCGCAAGCCCCACCGTCCGGGCAGGGGACCTCACGGCACCGAGCACAGCGCCCTTCCCGCCGCCCCGGCCCCCCGGCCAAGGTGGCGGTCCCGCTCCTGCTCCTCGCCCTGGCCTGCTACGCCGTAGGGTTCTGGGCCCTGACCCGCATCTGA
- a CDS encoding helix-turn-helix domain-containing protein translates to MDAAQQEATARARELQRNWYGEPLGALFRKLIDDLGLNQARLAGVLGLSAPMLSQLMSGQRAKIGNPAVVQRVQLLQDLAGQVADGSVSAAEATERMEEIKKSQGGSVLSNTTQTTSSSGAPTVKRVVREIQSLLRSVAAAGDIIDAAETLAPTHPELAEFLRVYGAGRTSDAVAHYQSHQN, encoded by the coding sequence ACAGCAGGAAGCCACCGCAAGAGCGCGGGAACTGCAGCGGAACTGGTACGGGGAGCCGCTGGGGGCGCTCTTCCGTAAGCTCATCGACGATCTTGGTCTCAACCAGGCTCGTCTCGCGGGGGTTCTGGGACTGTCCGCACCGATGCTGTCGCAGCTGATGAGCGGTCAGCGGGCGAAGATCGGCAACCCCGCTGTCGTGCAGCGGGTGCAGCTGCTCCAGGACCTGGCGGGGCAGGTCGCGGACGGCAGCGTGAGCGCGGCCGAGGCCACTGAGCGCATGGAGGAGATCAAGAAGTCACAGGGGGGCTCGGTGCTCAGCAACACCACGCAGACAACGAGCAGTTCGGGGGCTCCCACGGTCAAGCGCGTCGTCCGGGAGATCCAGTCGCTGCTGCGCTCGGTCGCGGCGGCGGGCGACATCATCGACGCCGCGGAGACCCTCGCCCCGACCCACCCGGAACTGGCCGAGTTCCTCCGGGTGTACGGCGCCGGCCGCACCTCGGACGCGGTCGCGCACTACCAGTCCCACCAGAACTGA